The following proteins come from a genomic window of Clostridia bacterium:
- a CDS encoding CopG family transcriptional regulator — protein MAPRVNEILSAYGDIIVGRMGIPYRERDVAVIALIIDGTTDEVGALTGKLGGLKGIQVKAALAGR, from the coding sequence ATGGCGCCTCGGGTAAATGAGATCCTGAGCGCCTACGGGGACATTATCGTTGGGCGAATGGGCATCCCTTACCGGGAGCGCGATGTAGCCGTGATAGCCTTAATAATTGACGGGACTACCGACGAAGTTGGGGCCCTAACCGGTAAACTCGGTGGCCTAAAGGGCATTCAGGTGAAAGCTGCCCTCGCGGGCCGCTGA